The following proteins are encoded in a genomic region of Candidatus Poribacteria bacterium:
- a CDS encoding VWA domain-containing protein gives MTFVKQGLVDKWHQKGWICCLLVVGLLVCTLQTSAQVRPPRRKHRIMVDPKAKKEDTKTLKADIGASLKDIAKRATQYTQNPKVDVVFVIDGSRQMLGHLAALEKKFIDMLTGIEAKTMDYRFALVSFHSVYEEPRVNFHQWTFDYLNIENAFRAMRVESGNNIESGYGLDAIVKGLNELEFREGIITQFVVVTNSRMRTAWKETKAKNKISEQIIDLCRKNDVQLNFIGISEKVQAELTDETNGMWYPIDSNQRKMDGQRIRSGATIADKALLRVDGIFKRIAENLVQSHPGKVDIVFVFDYSLSMEPKTDAACDGLDLMVSVFKATGLDYRFGIIRFWAAVGGGESTIVVTKPPLEPEQVKSLFRLPKIGDEHLLDAVIEGVPKLRTEEGRNLVLIIVTDESTSKRSEKGYTAGRAISVCRGALAQVYVIGGVTSMRSSSIGDNFQRQVAQSTKGEHYIMPGSTIADERR, from the coding sequence ATGACTTTTGTTAAGCAAGGTTTAGTTGACAAGTGGCACCAAAAAGGCTGGATATGCTGCTTGCTTGTAGTGGGTTTGTTGGTATGCACATTGCAAACATCGGCACAAGTGCGTCCGCCTCGACGGAAACACAGGATCATGGTAGATCCGAAAGCGAAGAAGGAGGACACCAAGACCCTGAAAGCGGATATAGGTGCAAGCCTTAAGGACATCGCAAAACGCGCAACACAATACACTCAAAATCCAAAAGTGGATGTCGTTTTCGTCATTGATGGTAGCAGACAAATGTTAGGGCATCTCGCCGCCCTTGAAAAAAAGTTCATTGACATGCTCACCGGTATAGAGGCGAAAACGATGGACTACAGATTTGCCTTGGTGAGCTTTCATTCGGTATACGAGGAACCCCGCGTCAATTTCCATCAATGGACATTTGACTATCTCAATATTGAAAATGCTTTCCGAGCTATGCGCGTCGAATCCGGAAACAACATTGAATCTGGATATGGACTCGACGCTATCGTAAAAGGCTTGAATGAGTTGGAATTCCGAGAAGGGATTATAACGCAGTTCGTCGTCGTAACCAACTCGCGGATGCGTACTGCATGGAAAGAGACAAAGGCGAAAAATAAAATTAGCGAACAGATTATTGACCTTTGTCGAAAAAACGACGTACAACTCAACTTTATCGGTATTAGCGAAAAGGTTCAGGCGGAACTTACGGATGAAACGAATGGTATGTGGTACCCAATTGATTCGAACCAGCGAAAGATGGATGGACAGCGCATTCGGAGCGGTGCGACAATTGCCGATAAGGCACTGCTCCGGGTGGACGGAATATTTAAGCGTATTGCGGAAAACTTAGTTCAGAGTCACCCTGGCAAAGTAGATATTGTGTTCGTCTTTGATTACAGTCTGAGTATGGAACCCAAAACAGATGCCGCGTGCGATGGTTTGGATCTCATGGTCTCCGTGTTCAAGGCGACGGGACTGGACTATCGATTTGGAATTATCCGGTTTTGGGCGGCAGTCGGTGGCGGCGAAAGTACTATTGTTGTAACCAAACCCCCATTGGAACCAGAGCAGGTGAAATCGCTATTTCGCCTCCCAAAAATCGGTGATGAGCACCTATTGGATGCCGTCATTGAAGGCGTACCAAAACTCCGGACCGAAGAGGGGCGCAATCTCGTCCTCATCATCGTCACAGATGAATCAACGAGCAAACGATCGGAAAAAGGGTATACCGCCGGCAGAGCGATTTCAGTGTGTCGCGGTGCGCTTGCGCAGGTTTACGTCATCGGTGGGGTTACCTCTATGCGAAGTAGTTCTATCGGCGACAACTTCCAACGTCAAGTCGCTCAGTCAACCAAAGGCGAACATTACATCATGCCCGGGTCTACCATCGCCGACGAGCGGAGATAG
- a CDS encoding clan AA aspartic protease translates to MIIGKIINDQEAAIELEVVSRDQLEKFEIIIDTGFSGELTLPGSLIDRLRLPRVGDLPIILGDGYEVSVEMYLAVVLWHGEKRIVQVLRTDDGKPLIGMSLLHGNRLILDVITDGEVTIEPLS, encoded by the coding sequence ATGATAATAGGGAAAATTATCAACGACCAAGAAGCCGCCATTGAACTAGAGGTTGTTAGCAGGGATCAGTTGGAAAAATTTGAAATAATTATTGATACAGGCTTCAGCGGAGAACTGACGCTACCTGGGAGTTTAATCGATCGTCTGAGACTTCCAAGGGTTGGTGATCTCCCGATAATTCTTGGTGATGGATATGAGGTAAGCGTAGAAATGTATCTTGCAGTAGTGTTATGGCACGGTGAAAAACGCATCGTGCAAGTGCTACGTACAGATGATGGCAAACCGTTAATCGGTATGTCCCTTCTCCATGGAAATCGTTTGATATTAGATGTCATAACCGATGGCGAGGTAACAATTGAGCCTTTGTCGTAG
- a CDS encoding serpin family protein produces the protein MFDKTDVKLEIGSIDTPVITANTQFGFNLFDEIRKTEQDKNIFISPFSVSLALAMTLNGAAGETEQAMTDTLQLQGLDSEAINISYAALRHALLTADPKVTLAIANSLWARQGVPFNQSFLWRNAQFFGAEISTLDFTDPRIVETINQWVDTNTNGKITKILDEIDPAAVLFLINAIYFKGTWQEEFDPSETREGPFHLANGDVKQVPMMRQEREYPYYRGENFQAIRLAYGDGQTGMYIFLPDRESDLNNFLENLNAESWEHWMSQFHEQDVSLVMPKFKLEYEKELNDTLKALGMGIAFDSGRADFSRMAILSENLYIGEVLHKTFVEVNEEGTEAAAVTSVGVRVTSVPPPPIPFTIDRPFFFAIRDNKTETVLFMGRVVDPAP, from the coding sequence ATGTTTGATAAGACGGACGTTAAACTTGAGATTGGCTCCATTGATACCCCTGTTATCACAGCGAATACACAATTTGGTTTTAACCTGTTCGATGAAATCCGTAAAACTGAGCAGGATAAAAATATTTTTATTTCGCCGTTCAGTGTTTCTCTCGCTTTAGCGATGACACTCAACGGTGCAGCCGGGGAAACTGAACAGGCAATGACCGACACATTGCAATTGCAAGGCTTAGACTCCGAAGCGATTAACATTAGCTATGCCGCATTGCGACATGCACTCTTGACAGCAGATCCGAAAGTGACACTCGCTATTGCAAACTCGCTTTGGGCGCGCCAAGGTGTCCCATTCAATCAGAGTTTTCTGTGGCGAAACGCCCAATTTTTTGGTGCAGAGATCTCAACATTAGATTTTACGGATCCACGCATTGTAGAAACGATTAATCAGTGGGTGGATACCAATACGAATGGTAAGATTACAAAAATCCTTGATGAAATCGACCCAGCGGCGGTGTTGTTCCTTATTAATGCTATCTACTTCAAAGGCACGTGGCAGGAAGAGTTTGACCCATCAGAGACACGAGAGGGTCCTTTTCATCTCGCAAATGGTGATGTAAAACAGGTGCCAATGATGCGGCAGGAGCGTGAGTATCCATATTACCGAGGGGAAAATTTTCAAGCGATTCGCCTCGCTTATGGTGATGGGCAGACAGGTATGTATATTTTCCTCCCGGACCGTGAATCCGATCTCAATAACTTCTTAGAGAATTTGAACGCCGAAAGTTGGGAGCATTGGATGTCACAGTTTCATGAGCAAGACGTGTCTCTCGTCATGCCGAAATTTAAGTTGGAATATGAAAAGGAACTTAACGATACACTGAAAGCACTCGGTATGGGTATCGCGTTTGATTCAGGACGCGCAGATTTCAGTCGGATGGCAATCTTGAGTGAAAATTTGTATATCGGGGAAGTGCTTCATAAAACCTTCGTCGAGGTCAACGAGGAAGGGACTGAAGCTGCAGCGGTAACCAGTGTTGGGGTTAGGGTTACGAGTGTGCCACCGCCGCCGATTCCTTTTACTATAGACCGCCCGTTTTTCTTTGCGATTCGTGATAATAAGACAGAAACGGTGCTTTTTATGGGGCGTGTTGTAGACCCAGCTCCTTAG
- the msrP gene encoding protein-methionine-sulfoxide reductase catalytic subunit MsrP, which translates to MAYIKIPKGWEIPENQATSESDYINRRKFIKDLGTAGAGALLFSSSNACAQNKGVEKQLEPFRAQKLDAENNANFTVNRQMTDEIIAATYNNYYEFTNRKSTVWKKVDKFRTRPWEVEISGLVEKPMTLDVDDLIKQMPIEERIYRFRCVEAWAMVVPWIGFPMKALLEKVQPTADAKYVRMLTFLDPDMAPEQNDLRMPWPYFEGLTLAEAMNDLTLLTVGIYGHILPPQHGAPIRLIVPWKYGFKSIKSIVSIELTDEKPRTFWNTLAPREYGFDANVNPNVPHPRWSQANERMIGTNERHRTMIYNGYGSYVAHLY; encoded by the coding sequence ATGGCGTATATTAAAATTCCGAAGGGATGGGAAATCCCTGAAAATCAGGCGACATCTGAGTCAGACTATATCAATCGCCGAAAATTCATCAAAGACTTGGGAACAGCAGGCGCGGGTGCGTTGCTCTTTTCGAGTTCAAATGCGTGCGCCCAGAATAAAGGGGTCGAAAAGCAGTTAGAACCTTTCCGTGCGCAAAAACTTGATGCCGAAAATAATGCAAACTTCACTGTAAATCGACAGATGACCGATGAAATAATTGCCGCTACCTACAATAATTACTATGAGTTTACCAATAGGAAAAGCACTGTTTGGAAAAAGGTAGATAAATTCAGGACACGTCCATGGGAAGTTGAAATATCGGGATTGGTCGAAAAGCCGATGACACTGGATGTGGACGATTTAATCAAACAGATGCCGATCGAAGAGCGCATCTACCGATTCCGGTGCGTTGAAGCGTGGGCGATGGTGGTACCTTGGATCGGCTTTCCAATGAAAGCGTTGCTCGAAAAGGTTCAACCGACAGCCGATGCCAAATATGTTCGGATGCTCACATTTCTGGACCCTGACATGGCACCCGAACAAAACGACCTACGCATGCCGTGGCCCTACTTTGAAGGACTAACGCTCGCTGAGGCAATGAACGACTTGACGCTCCTCACTGTCGGCATCTATGGGCATATTCTGCCGCCACAGCATGGGGCACCGATTCGGCTGATCGTGCCTTGGAAATATGGATTTAAAAGTATCAAATCCATTGTCAGTATTGAGTTGACCGATGAGAAGCCGCGGACGTTTTGGAATACGCTGGCGCCGCGGGAGTATGGCTTTGACGCAAACGTCAACCCCAACGTGCCGCATCCACGCTGGTCACAAGCCAACGAACGGATGATCGGAACGAATGAAAGACACCGAACGATGATTTACAACGGCTATGGCAGTTATGTGGCACATCTCTATTAA
- a CDS encoding site-specific DNA-methyltransferase: protein MIWCYRDIGSKTTQYFKKKHDTLLAYSKSQTWTHNVQRGEIAESTRKRYQKYFDSNNQITYAALQESNPGVFKKLKGIPEDLNEVWLDVKRGAQLTDWWVDISPLKSGFNESIGYPTQKPVALLDRIIKTSSNEGEVVFDPFCGCATTLVAADRLQRNWRGIDFIMLLSDWYSARQEKRLQAAVAKAKAEATAKAKAEGIAEGQQQVYREIAEWNRRRREAEAQGEQFTEPPPGVPQNNSE from the coding sequence ATTATTTGGTGTTATCGTGATATTGGAAGCAAAACCACACAATACTTCAAAAAGAAACACGACACACTATTGGCGTATTCAAAATCTCAAACTTGGACACACAATGTCCAAAGAGGTGAAATTGCGGAAAGCACACGGAAACGCTATCAAAAGTATTTTGACAGTAATAACCAGATAACATACGCGGCTTTACAAGAATCCAACCCAGGTGTATTCAAAAAATTAAAAGGGATACCAGAAGATTTAAACGAAGTCTGGTTAGACGTAAAACGTGGGGCACAATTAACTGATTGGTGGGTAGATATATCACCTTTAAAATCAGGGTTTAATGAAAGCATTGGCTACCCGACACAAAAACCCGTTGCTCTTTTAGATCGTATTATCAAAACTTCTTCAAACGAAGGCGAAGTTGTTTTTGATCCTTTTTGTGGATGCGCCACAACCCTTGTTGCAGCAGATAGACTTCAACGTAATTGGAGAGGCATTGATTTTATCATGTTGTTATCAGATTGGTATTCAGCAAGACAAGAAAAACGGCTTCAGGCTGCCGTAGCCAAAGCCAAAGCGGAAGCCACAGCCAAAGCCAAGGCGGAAGGTATTGCTGAGGGGCAACAGCAGGTTTATAGAGAAATCGCAGAATGGAATCGTCGGAGACGGGAAGCAGAAGCGCAGGGCGAGCAATTCACAGAACCACCCCCCGGGGTGCCACAAAACAATTCTGAATAG
- a CDS encoding alpha-ketoglutarate-dependent dioxygenase AlkB gives MINRLFPENPNEVEEIPIQDGKLCLYPHLFPPEESERFLTQLKDNVNWQQEEIKLYGRTIPLPRLTAWFGDEGKTYMYSGITVEPESWTPTLLKIKSRIEEVSDARFNSVLLNYYRNERDSVSWHSDDEPELGKDPIIGSVSFGAARTFQLKHKTNKSLTFSRDLPDGSYLEMAGSTQHYWLHQIPKRTRKIGPRINLTFRVIQRT, from the coding sequence ATGATTAATCGACTATTCCCAGAAAATCCAAACGAAGTAGAAGAAATTCCGATCCAAGATGGAAAACTATGTCTTTACCCTCATCTTTTCCCTCCAGAAGAGAGTGAGAGGTTCCTTACTCAACTAAAAGATAATGTCAATTGGCAGCAGGAGGAAATTAAATTATATGGCAGAACAATCCCTTTACCTCGCTTAACTGCGTGGTTTGGTGATGAAGGAAAAACTTATATGTATTCAGGCATAACTGTTGAACCTGAATCGTGGACACCAACCTTATTAAAAATCAAAAGCAGAATCGAGGAGGTTTCAGATGCCAGATTCAACAGCGTTTTACTCAACTATTACCGAAACGAACGCGATAGTGTCTCTTGGCACAGCGATGACGAACCGGAGTTGGGCAAAGATCCTATTATCGGTTCAGTTAGTTTCGGCGCAGCCAGGACATTTCAACTAAAACACAAAACAAATAAATCCCTAACATTCAGCAGAGATTTACCAGATGGTAGTTACCTCGAAATGGCTGGAAGTACCCAGCACTATTGGTTACACCAGATACCAAAACGGACTCGGAAAATAGGTCCGAGAATAAATTTAACTTTTAGAGTCATCCAAAGGACGTGA
- a CDS encoding terpene cyclase/mutase family protein: MKNYRNLLILICCLSLLNFSMGIKDGSAADSESPLPEELPVEGPPLFKTIEGAKTYIVQHQNEDGGWPLIPGGDSNVENTAFAVWALIDAGWGTGSQVVRMGVQYLRNTQWDNGSWNNNTAHTTFALVALAAAETDPEVRFNGLRWLKKAQNRSGAWGKKERNPDNVLYTAAVLAGLRKLGFKQNFEPISKGADWLAEGINFDGGWALERGGKSDVFITSWVVQALETVYDIDVQIAWLKQFQNDDGGFGRYKGSRSDPEITAIAIMALAAGNDPLNTRRIAINYLTDVRQEDGSFVSNTPIELSEPTANLQSTCFVLIAIHAKTADELNLQ, encoded by the coding sequence ATGAAAAACTACAGAAACCTACTCATCTTGATATGTTGTCTGTCGTTGTTGAACTTCTCAATGGGCATTAAAGATGGATCCGCTGCGGATAGCGAAAGTCCTCTTCCTGAAGAATTGCCGGTAGAGGGACCGCCTCTCTTCAAAACCATAGAGGGTGCGAAAACCTACATCGTACAGCACCAGAACGAAGATGGCGGCTGGCCCCTAATTCCTGGTGGAGATAGCAATGTGGAGAACACTGCGTTCGCGGTTTGGGCATTGATCGATGCAGGATGGGGCACGGGATCACAGGTTGTTCGAATGGGGGTTCAGTACCTCAGAAATACGCAGTGGGATAATGGGAGTTGGAACAACAACACCGCGCATACCACCTTTGCGCTTGTTGCCTTAGCAGCGGCAGAGACCGATCCCGAAGTCCGTTTTAATGGGCTGCGCTGGTTAAAGAAAGCGCAGAATCGTAGCGGTGCGTGGGGAAAAAAAGAACGGAACCCTGACAACGTTCTTTACACTGCCGCTGTATTAGCTGGTCTCAGGAAACTCGGCTTCAAACAAAACTTTGAACCGATCTCTAAAGGGGCAGATTGGCTGGCTGAAGGTATCAATTTTGATGGGGGCTGGGCGTTAGAACGTGGGGGTAAGTCTGACGTTTTCATAACGTCTTGGGTGGTCCAAGCCTTGGAAACCGTTTACGATATTGATGTCCAAATTGCCTGGCTAAAACAGTTCCAGAATGATGATGGTGGATTCGGGCGGTATAAGGGCAGTCGAAGCGATCCAGAAATCACGGCGATTGCAATTATGGCACTCGCCGCTGGGAATGATCCGCTCAACACCCGTCGGATTGCTATCAACTATTTAACAGATGTGCGACAGGAAGATGGCAGCTTCGTCAGCAACACACCGATTGAACTGTCGGAACCGACTGCCAATTTACAGTCAACCTGTTTCGTTCTTATCGCTATCCATGCCAAGACGGCAGATGAACTCAATTTACAATGA
- a CDS encoding thiamine pyrophosphate-dependent dehydrogenase E1 component subunit alpha gives MSKPSKDQMLYMYRKMLEIRQFEEAAGTLYQSGQLPGFLHLYIGEEATAVGVCAHLQDDDYITSTHRGHGHLIAKGGKRDRMMAELFARTTGYCKGKGGSMHIADKETGILGANGVVGAGIPLAAGAGLSAKLRGTQQVAVSFFGDGATNQGVFHETLNLAAVWELPVIFVCENNRFGMGTPQREHQRVEDIAAVRAPAYDMPGITVDGNDVLKVYAAADEAVTRAREGGGPTLLNCDTYRFRGHHIGDPGTSYRDREEVQEQERQRDPIRRLAEVLIEDEGMSQEELSALEAELATELEAALEFAKSSPEPLPEDALNDLYAGSIQP, from the coding sequence ATGTCAAAACCGAGTAAAGATCAGATGTTGTATATGTATCGTAAGATGTTAGAGATCCGTCAATTTGAAGAAGCCGCTGGCACGCTTTATCAGAGTGGTCAACTGCCGGGTTTCTTGCATCTTTATATTGGCGAAGAAGCCACAGCGGTAGGAGTCTGTGCTCACTTGCAAGACGATGATTACATCACGAGTACACACCGCGGGCACGGTCATCTTATTGCGAAGGGTGGCAAACGCGACCGGATGATGGCGGAGTTGTTCGCACGCACGACGGGTTATTGTAAAGGCAAAGGTGGCTCGATGCATATCGCCGATAAAGAGACGGGTATTCTGGGTGCCAACGGTGTTGTCGGGGCAGGCATTCCGCTCGCCGCGGGTGCTGGACTCTCCGCTAAACTCCGTGGGACACAGCAGGTCGCAGTGTCCTTCTTTGGTGATGGCGCGACGAACCAAGGCGTGTTCCATGAGACGCTCAACCTTGCTGCCGTATGGGAATTACCTGTCATCTTTGTGTGCGAAAACAACCGATTCGGCATGGGAACACCGCAACGCGAGCATCAGCGGGTAGAGGATATTGCCGCTGTCCGTGCCCCTGCCTACGATATGCCGGGTATCACCGTTGATGGGAACGATGTCCTCAAGGTTTACGCTGCAGCGGATGAAGCCGTCACACGCGCACGCGAAGGCGGTGGACCGACGCTCCTCAACTGCGATACTTATAGATTCCGCGGACATCACATCGGCGATCCGGGGACCTCCTATCGCGACCGTGAAGAAGTTCAAGAACAGGAACGGCAACGCGATCCGATTCGGAGACTCGCCGAGGTCCTCATCGAAGACGAGGGTATGAGCCAAGAAGAACTCTCGGCACTTGAGGCGGAACTCGCAACCGAACTTGAGGCAGCACTTGAGTTCGCCAAGAGTAGCCCGGAGCCACTTCCAGAAGACGCTTTAAACGATCTTTATGCCGGTTCTATTCAACCGTGA
- a CDS encoding zinc-binding dehydrogenase gives MQVQAAVMLQPGQIEIREFEKPSPADDALLLQVDRVGICGSDKHMYLGHTALKFPVIPGHEVVGTVAEIGKNANQVMNVMGGPIKAGDRVTVVPGSKNCGRCYYCLHVPGRPTLCTGRTIYGFSNSETPPYLNGEFAEYTYIHGNSWVYKMPESVPEEIRVLTEPVAVATRAVERACAPGLPQVGDGYSIGNRVAVLGCGPIGLLVVAVLRDSGAGTIIATDLVDSRLEMAKQMGADVVINVGDTTPEERVEQIQDLTNGVGADIAIECAGIPAVFSEALDVVRRGGKVIEVGHYTDSGDIRVRPHQICNKDLDVCGVWAYPQIQFQTALDFLQITRAPLHELITHHLPLHQLEKGIDMLGQEGVYKVVIEPQL, from the coding sequence ATGCAAGTTCAGGCGGCGGTAATGCTCCAACCGGGGCAGATAGAGATCCGCGAATTTGAGAAACCGTCACCCGCAGATGACGCGCTTCTCTTACAGGTAGACAGAGTCGGCATTTGTGGAAGTGATAAACACATGTATCTCGGGCATACCGCCCTAAAATTTCCGGTTATCCCCGGGCATGAAGTCGTTGGGACGGTTGCTGAGATCGGTAAAAATGCGAATCAGGTTATGAATGTGATGGGGGGTCCGATCAAAGCCGGTGATCGTGTGACTGTGGTGCCGGGTTCAAAGAACTGTGGTAGATGTTATTACTGTTTGCACGTGCCGGGACGTCCAACGCTCTGTACTGGACGGACCATCTATGGATTTAGCAATAGCGAAACACCGCCGTACCTGAATGGCGAATTCGCTGAGTATACCTATATTCACGGCAATTCTTGGGTCTATAAGATGCCGGAAAGCGTCCCTGAAGAGATTCGCGTGCTGACAGAGCCGGTAGCGGTTGCGACGCGTGCCGTTGAACGGGCGTGTGCCCCCGGTTTACCTCAAGTCGGAGATGGATACAGCATCGGGAATCGGGTTGCGGTCCTCGGATGCGGACCGATAGGTCTGCTTGTCGTCGCCGTGTTACGCGATAGCGGTGCCGGTACTATTATCGCCACTGACCTGGTTGACAGCCGGTTAGAAATGGCGAAGCAGATGGGAGCTGACGTGGTCATCAATGTGGGAGATACAACGCCTGAAGAACGGGTGGAGCAGATTCAGGACCTCACAAACGGGGTCGGTGCGGACATTGCGATTGAGTGTGCAGGGATCCCGGCTGTTTTCTCCGAAGCGTTGGACGTCGTGAGACGGGGTGGAAAGGTCATTGAAGTCGGACATTACACCGATTCTGGAGATATCCGGGTCCGACCCCACCAGATTTGCAATAAAGACTTAGATGTTTGCGGTGTATGGGCATATCCGCAGATTCAGTTTCAAACGGCGTTGGATTTCCTCCAGATAACGCGCGCTCCGCTGCATGAATTGATAACGCATCATCTACCGTTGCACCAATTGGAAAAAGGCATTGATATGCTTGGACAAGAAGGGGTTTACAAGGTTGTGATTGAACCGCAATTGTAA
- a CDS encoding tetratricopeptide repeat protein — protein sequence MRPLIYIMTPVLILTIILASRFVTWEAIKGVKPQAQIDVQEGTVSLRTWKISHAIAAFTRAIETEPKYAEAYVKRGLAYYRAGQYKAAIADYTRTLDLNRYHADAYASRGDAYRALGDGQHAIADYAASLEKRWNAGVMLRRAETYFERGEVQRALTDYSTVIKRQPSAVAYHTRGNAHLRLSTESDKDRLRLALGDLNRAIDLEQRFARAYIDRAQVHTRLGERVAANADYRKAVELFTETIRIWQGEPSVLTPVYLWRAFAYQKLGKVVKAETDVHETYKRVFSFFLKKLRNCGIL from the coding sequence ATGCGACCCCTTATTTACATCATGACCCCAGTGCTGATTCTTACAATCATCCTTGCTTCTCGCTTTGTAACATGGGAAGCGATAAAGGGGGTAAAACCACAGGCGCAAATAGACGTTCAGGAAGGGACAGTATCGTTGAGGACCTGGAAGATTTCGCACGCAATAGCGGCGTTTACACGTGCGATTGAGACTGAACCGAAATATGCTGAAGCTTACGTGAAACGTGGACTTGCCTATTATCGCGCCGGGCAGTACAAAGCAGCTATCGCGGATTACACCCGAACGTTAGATCTGAATCGGTATCACGCTGATGCGTATGCGAGTCGTGGCGATGCCTATCGAGCATTAGGGGACGGACAACACGCTATTGCGGATTACGCCGCCTCGTTGGAAAAGAGATGGAATGCTGGCGTTATGCTAAGGCGTGCAGAAACCTATTTTGAACGGGGTGAGGTTCAACGTGCGCTCACCGATTACAGTACTGTCATTAAGCGACAACCGAGTGCTGTGGCTTACCATACTCGTGGTAATGCCCATCTACGGCTTTCTACTGAAAGTGATAAAGATCGTTTAAGACTTGCTTTGGGAGATCTGAATCGGGCTATCGATTTGGAACAGCGTTTTGCCCGTGCTTATATCGATCGTGCGCAGGTTCACACACGTTTGGGAGAACGGGTAGCGGCAAACGCTGATTATAGGAAAGCTGTAGAACTCTTCACCGAAACAATTCGCATATGGCAAGGCGAACCGAGCGTGCTTACACCGGTTTACCTCTGGCGCGCCTTCGCTTACCAAAAATTGGGTAAAGTTGTCAAAGCAGAAACAGATGTCCATGAAACGTATAAACGTGTTTTCAGTTTTTTCTTGAAAAAACTAAGAAATTGTGGTATACTATAA
- a CDS encoding VWA domain-containing protein yields the protein MNEQTLLQQITDFCRLLRQMGINVTTTNQLSWCESVQLIDIGEREAFYHTARTNLIAGEADREMFDTAFDLFWRYPRPEFQAVDMEAETPEPTSLQDLSDVDDEQEIVEQWLDTEETEESEEGQEDDSTAYSAEDLLSRKDFSEFTTEDMERAREIVAKLAAVLATKLSRRKVVGKKGKTIDFRRSWRQSLVHGGEPLELIRKQQKIKKTKILLLCDVSGSMDCYAKFLIQFIYGMQQELREVEVAVFSTHLTNITGLLRRKGLAEGLNEVANVVPDWSGGTKIGESLLEFYRQFAPSFSAYRSVVILISDGWDRGDVDVLRRSMEMIHRHAYRLIWLNPLLGSDGYQPICRGIRTALPYVDYFLPAHNLESLAQLTRVLIPLWAR from the coding sequence ATGAATGAACAGACCCTACTCCAACAAATCACAGATTTCTGTCGCTTGCTCCGACAGATGGGCATCAATGTGACGACGACCAACCAGTTGAGTTGGTGCGAGAGCGTTCAACTGATCGACATCGGCGAGCGGGAGGCGTTTTACCATACGGCGCGCACGAACCTTATCGCTGGAGAAGCCGACCGGGAAATGTTTGACACCGCTTTTGATCTGTTTTGGCGATACCCGCGCCCAGAATTCCAAGCCGTGGATATGGAGGCGGAGACGCCTGAACCGACCAGTCTCCAAGATCTTTCCGATGTAGATGATGAGCAGGAGATCGTGGAGCAGTGGTTGGATACCGAGGAAACTGAGGAAAGTGAGGAAGGGCAGGAGGACGATTCAACCGCTTATAGTGCTGAGGACCTCCTGAGTCGGAAGGATTTTAGTGAGTTTACGACGGAGGATATGGAGAGGGCCCGGGAGATCGTCGCGAAACTGGCGGCGGTGTTGGCGACGAAACTCAGCCGTCGAAAGGTTGTCGGCAAGAAGGGGAAAACGATTGATTTCCGACGGAGTTGGCGGCAAAGTCTCGTACATGGCGGTGAACCGCTTGAATTAATTCGGAAACAGCAGAAAATTAAGAAAACGAAGATTCTGCTTCTCTGCGATGTAAGCGGCTCGATGGATTGTTATGCCAAGTTTCTCATCCAATTTATCTACGGCATGCAGCAGGAACTGAGAGAAGTCGAGGTCGCAGTTTTTAGTACACACTTGACAAATATCACAGGACTCCTCCGGCGGAAAGGGTTAGCGGAAGGTTTGAATGAGGTCGCGAATGTCGTGCCGGACTGGTCGGGCGGAACGAAGATTGGTGAAAGTCTGCTGGAGTTCTATCGGCAGTTCGCGCCGTCTTTTTCGGCATACCGTTCCGTCGTTATTCTTATTAGCGATGGCTGGGATCGGGGAGATGTAGATGTATTGCGACGTTCTATGGAGATGATCCATCGGCATGCCTACCGACTCATCTGGCTCAATCCGTTGCTCGGTAGCGACGGTTATCAACCGATCTGTCGAGGTATCCGCACAGCGTTGCCTTATGTAGACTATTTCCTGCCGGCGCACAATTTGGAGAGTTTGGCACAGTTAACAAGGGTATTGATTCCGCTCTGGGCACGATGA